In Listeria cossartiae subsp. cossartiae, the following proteins share a genomic window:
- a CDS encoding PTS sugar transporter subunit IIB yields MKNIVLVCAAGMSTSLLVTKMRKAAEDRGEACEIEAYSIAEVSNLIDDADVVLLGPQVRYQKKTVDELAAGKIPVDVIDMAAYGTMNGEKVLGQALDLINGFQK; encoded by the coding sequence ATGAAAAATATTGTTTTAGTATGTGCGGCAGGGATGTCAACAAGCCTTTTAGTAACAAAAATGCGTAAAGCAGCAGAAGATCGCGGAGAAGCTTGCGAAATTGAAGCATACTCCATTGCTGAAGTAAGTAACTTAATTGACGATGCAGACGTAGTACTTTTAGGACCACAAGTGCGTTATCAGAAAAAAACAGTTGATGAACTAGCTGCTGGGAAAATTCCAGTAGATGTAATCGACATGGCAGCATACGGTACAATGAACGGTGAAAAAGTACTAGGCCAAGCATTAGATCTAATTAACGGCTTCCAAAAATAA
- a CDS encoding aspartate kinase — MKVIKFGGSSLASGIQLNKVFQLVAEDPDRKIVVVSAPGKRFKEDTKVTDLLIDCAAKALLGEDTSELFEAVIARYAGIALDTGMSDVVIKQIRADLQATISSDKSDPDKFLDRMKASGEDNNAKLIAAYFKFKGLNAHYVNPKDAGLFVTDEHASAQVLPESYDHLFALREREGIIVFPGFFGYTKDGEISTFSRSGSDITGAIVANGAQAELYENFTDVDAVYAVNPAIVKNPKKVLELTYREMRELSYAGFSVFHDEALIPAFHAGIPVHIKNTNNPDSCGTRVVHERENSNGPVVGIASDDGFCSIYISKYLMNREIGFGRKVLQILEDAGLNYEHMPSGIDDLTIIIRENQFGEDTERTIMSRLKEELNADQVIMQHGISLIMVVGEAMRHNVGITSRASKALSDAKVNIEMINQGSSEVSIMFGVKEEQENTAVRALYNEFFSEVLV; from the coding sequence ATGAAAGTAATTAAATTTGGCGGAAGCTCTTTAGCATCGGGGATTCAATTAAATAAGGTTTTCCAACTTGTAGCGGAGGATCCTGACCGAAAAATCGTCGTTGTTTCTGCTCCAGGAAAACGATTCAAGGAAGATACCAAAGTGACCGACTTACTAATTGACTGCGCGGCAAAGGCACTGCTTGGTGAGGATACGAGCGAATTGTTTGAGGCTGTTATTGCTAGATATGCCGGGATTGCGCTTGATACGGGAATGAGCGATGTAGTTATTAAGCAAATTCGCGCGGACTTACAAGCAACCATTTCGTCTGATAAAAGCGATCCAGATAAATTTTTAGATCGTATGAAAGCTAGCGGCGAAGATAACAACGCGAAATTAATCGCGGCTTATTTTAAATTTAAAGGCTTAAATGCACATTATGTTAATCCAAAAGATGCTGGTTTATTCGTAACCGATGAACATGCAAGTGCGCAAGTTTTACCAGAGTCTTATGACCATTTATTTGCACTTCGAGAACGTGAAGGCATTATTGTTTTCCCAGGATTTTTCGGTTATACGAAAGACGGAGAAATTAGCACGTTTTCTAGAAGTGGTTCTGATATTACTGGAGCGATTGTGGCGAATGGTGCGCAAGCTGAGTTGTACGAGAACTTTACTGATGTTGATGCGGTTTACGCGGTCAATCCCGCTATCGTGAAAAATCCGAAGAAAGTACTTGAGCTTACTTACCGGGAAATGCGCGAACTTTCATATGCCGGCTTCTCTGTTTTTCATGATGAAGCTTTAATTCCGGCGTTCCATGCGGGGATTCCGGTGCATATTAAAAATACGAACAACCCTGATTCTTGTGGTACGCGTGTTGTTCATGAACGCGAAAATAGTAATGGCCCCGTTGTTGGGATCGCTAGTGATGACGGCTTTTGTAGCATTTATATTAGTAAATATTTGATGAACCGGGAAATTGGCTTCGGGCGGAAAGTGCTGCAAATTTTGGAGGATGCTGGGTTGAACTATGAGCATATGCCTTCGGGGATTGATGATTTAACGATTATTATTCGCGAAAATCAGTTTGGCGAGGATACAGAGCGGACAATTATGTCTCGTTTGAAAGAGGAATTAAATGCTGACCAAGTGATTATGCAGCATGGGATTTCACTAATTATGGTTGTTGGTGAAGCGATGCGCCATAACGTTGGGATAACTTCGCGCGCTTCGAAAGCTTTATCCGATGCGAAAGTGAATATTGAAATGATTAATCAAGGCTCTTCTGAGGTGAGCATTATGTTTGGCGTGAAGGAAGAACAGGAAAATACGGCCGTTCGCGCTTTGTATAATGAGTTCTTTTCAGAAGTATTGGTTTAA
- a CDS encoding peptidylprolyl isomerase: MTYPQLSKEVAPNEIEAEMITNRGTIRIKLFPEIAPKTVENFVTHSKNGYYDGLIFHRVIPEFMIQGGDPDGRGTGGESIWGESFEDEFSTEAFNLRGALSMANAGPNTNGSQFFIVQKPDMPADMLGQMEQAGFPVEVIEAYKQGGTPWLDGRHTVFGHVIEGMDVVDEIANLPTGMQDKPVNDVVIEKINIK; encoded by the coding sequence ATGACTTACCCACAATTATCAAAAGAAGTGGCACCTAACGAAATCGAAGCAGAAATGATTACAAATCGCGGAACTATCCGCATCAAATTGTTCCCTGAAATTGCTCCAAAAACAGTAGAAAACTTTGTAACGCATTCCAAAAACGGCTACTATGATGGCCTTATTTTCCACCGTGTCATCCCTGAATTCATGATCCAAGGTGGCGACCCAGACGGCCGCGGTACTGGTGGCGAAAGTATTTGGGGCGAATCTTTTGAAGATGAATTCTCTACAGAAGCTTTCAACTTACGCGGAGCTCTATCCATGGCAAACGCTGGCCCAAACACAAACGGCAGCCAATTCTTCATCGTTCAAAAACCAGATATGCCCGCTGACATGCTTGGCCAAATGGAACAAGCTGGCTTCCCAGTAGAAGTTATCGAAGCTTACAAACAAGGCGGAACCCCGTGGTTAGACGGACGCCATACAGTTTTCGGCCACGTAATCGAAGGCATGGACGTAGTAGACGAAATCGCCAACCTACCAACTGGCATGCAAGACAAACCAGTGAATGATGTTGTGATTGAGAAGATTAATATTAAGTAA
- a CDS encoding lmo2377 family MFS transporter, with the protein MTTRTRNLYILMLANLLMSASMTMIMPFLSLYIETFGDYSNAYVQRWAGYIFGVTFLIAFIFSPIWGRIGDKHGYKGILILTSVGLSVCIFLMGFAHSVTYLLILRIFMGVVTGFIGVSNAFIARQTPRNEAGKILGTLQLGGVTGMLFGPLIGGAMADLFGFKDTFTITGIAMMVAALIVAFGVKEIRTEEQKEAAKVVYSRRAVLKQIFTLRVLFTVMVITALIQIANFSVQPLLALYVGDMTKSDNIAFLSGLAFSATGFGNLVMTRKWGQLGDKYGYEKILNILLIMAAVFVIPQAFATNLWVFIFFRFLFGIAIGGMVPCTTAYIRLAAPGVMQGEMLGYNQSARFLGNVIGPILGGTLAGFTGIPSVFLFMSFMFLVAFFILLYALRSDRKRHVNVD; encoded by the coding sequence ATGACAACTCGAACACGGAATTTGTACATCTTAATGCTGGCAAACTTGTTGATGTCAGCCAGCATGACAATGATTATGCCGTTTTTATCTCTCTACATCGAAACATTTGGCGATTACAGCAATGCGTATGTGCAAAGATGGGCCGGTTATATTTTTGGCGTAACATTTTTAATTGCCTTTATCTTTTCGCCGATTTGGGGGCGGATTGGTGATAAGCATGGGTATAAAGGGATTTTGATACTGACTTCGGTCGGTTTGTCGGTTTGTATTTTTTTGATGGGATTTGCGCATTCTGTCACTTACTTGCTGATTTTGCGGATTTTCATGGGAGTTGTAACTGGTTTTATTGGTGTGAGTAATGCCTTTATTGCGCGCCAAACGCCTCGGAATGAAGCTGGGAAAATTCTCGGTACGCTTCAACTTGGTGGTGTGACTGGTATGCTTTTCGGTCCGTTGATTGGTGGCGCGATGGCGGATTTATTCGGTTTTAAGGATACATTTACGATTACGGGGATTGCGATGATGGTCGCGGCTTTGATTGTCGCTTTTGGTGTCAAAGAAATTCGGACTGAGGAGCAAAAAGAAGCGGCCAAAGTGGTCTATTCTCGTCGTGCGGTATTGAAACAAATTTTCACGCTGCGAGTTCTGTTTACGGTCATGGTCATTACTGCGTTGATTCAAATTGCGAACTTTAGTGTTCAGCCACTGCTTGCGCTTTATGTAGGAGATATGACAAAATCGGATAATATTGCGTTCTTGTCGGGGCTGGCTTTTTCCGCAACTGGATTTGGTAATTTAGTGATGACGCGGAAATGGGGGCAGCTCGGCGACAAATATGGGTATGAGAAAATACTGAATATCTTGTTGATTATGGCGGCAGTTTTTGTCATTCCGCAAGCTTTCGCGACCAATCTTTGGGTATTTATCTTCTTCCGCTTTTTATTCGGGATTGCGATTGGTGGGATGGTGCCTTGTACGACGGCGTATATCCGGCTTGCCGCTCCTGGAGTTATGCAAGGTGAGATGCTAGGTTACAATCAAAGTGCTCGTTTTCTAGGCAATGTGATTGGACCGATTCTTGGTGGGACGCTCGCTGGTTTCACAGGAATCCCGAGCGTGTTCTTATTTATGAGTTTTATGTTTCTTGTGGCGTTTTTCATTTTGCTTTATGCGCTTCGTTCCGACCGAAAACGGCATGTGAACGTCGATTAA